The Vescimonas coprocola genome includes a window with the following:
- a CDS encoding biotin--[acetyl-CoA-carboxylase] ligase yields the protein MERRVYRYETVGSTNTELMALARQGAAEGTVVLARQQTAGRGRRGRSFQSPAGLGLYGSVLLRSSPEDAPRIPALAATAVRRAIRRSCGLSCGIKWPNDLVLSGRKVCGILAEALPGPEGSLWVVVGIGINVCQRREDFLPELRETAASLSMIAGAEMDRTALETAFLEELESLRRELPQETAERRQEYSAACLNLGRRVRVLRPDGERSALAVSLTPDYGLAVRYDDGTEEVLRSGEVSVRSLYGYTDKE from the coding sequence ATGGAGCGGCGTGTGTATCGCTATGAGACAGTGGGTTCCACCAATACGGAGCTGATGGCGCTGGCCCGGCAGGGAGCGGCGGAGGGTACCGTGGTGCTGGCCAGGCAGCAGACGGCGGGTCGGGGCCGTAGGGGCCGCAGCTTCCAGTCCCCGGCGGGGCTGGGGCTGTACGGATCGGTGCTGCTGCGGAGCAGCCCGGAAGACGCCCCTCGCATCCCGGCGCTGGCGGCCACGGCGGTGCGCCGTGCCATCCGCCGCAGCTGCGGCCTGTCCTGCGGCATCAAGTGGCCTAACGATCTGGTGCTGTCGGGCCGGAAGGTCTGCGGGATTCTGGCGGAGGCTCTGCCGGGGCCGGAGGGCAGCCTGTGGGTCGTCGTGGGCATCGGCATCAACGTCTGCCAGCGGCGGGAGGATTTCCTGCCGGAGCTGCGGGAGACGGCGGCATCGCTGTCCATGATCGCCGGGGCGGAGATGGACCGGACAGCACTGGAGACGGCCTTTCTGGAGGAACTGGAGTCTCTGCGCCGGGAACTGCCTCAGGAGACGGCGGAGCGGCGGCAGGAGTACAGCGCCGCCTGCCTGAATCTGGGCCGCCGGGTCCGGGTGCTGCGCCCCGACGGAGAGCGGTCAGCATTGGCGGTGTCCCTGACGCCGGACTACGGCCTTGCGGTGCGCTATGACGACGGCACGGAGGAGGTCCTCCGCAGCGGCGAGGTATCGGTGCGGAGCCTGTACGGATATACGGATAAGGAGTGA
- a CDS encoding biotin transporter BioY — MTTRKLVRTALFAALTAVGAFLKIPLGPSAITLQFFFTAMAGCLLGSGCGALSQLIYVLLGLLGLPIFTAGGGFSYVLHPTFGFLLGLIPAAWVIGRLARSTCSFWRIALAALAGLAVLYAVGLPYMAMILNCYMGKGMDLSAILWAGMLPFLPGDALKILVTAMLTPPIRRALDNSAK, encoded by the coding sequence ATGACCACTCGAAAGCTTGTCCGCACCGCTCTATTTGCCGCCCTGACGGCAGTGGGAGCGTTTCTGAAAATCCCCTTGGGTCCCTCTGCCATCACCCTGCAATTCTTCTTCACCGCCATGGCGGGCTGTCTGCTGGGCAGCGGCTGCGGGGCGCTTTCACAGCTGATCTATGTACTGCTGGGACTGCTGGGGCTGCCTATTTTCACCGCTGGCGGCGGCTTTTCCTATGTGCTGCACCCCACCTTCGGCTTTCTGCTGGGATTGATCCCCGCCGCATGGGTCATCGGTCGTCTGGCCCGCAGCACCTGCTCCTTCTGGCGCATTGCGCTGGCGGCTCTGGCAGGACTGGCGGTGCTGTATGCCGTGGGACTGCCGTACATGGCGATGATCCTCAACTGCTATATGGGCAAGGGTATGGACCTCTCTGCCATTTTGTGGGCAGGGATGCTGCCCTTCCTCCCCGGTGACGCCTTGAAAATTCTGGTAACGGCGATGCTGACGCCACCTATCCGTCGAGCTTTGGATAACTCCGCCAAATAG
- a CDS encoding uracil-xanthine permease family protein encodes MNKKLGHDAIYDARELGVPRMLLLGLQHLFAMFGATVLVPILVQGYGLPLSIQTTLLFAGLGTLLFHVCTKLKVPAFLGSSFAYLGGFQAMATLNAGRYATMSDSDKLAYAMGGIVVAGLLYLVLALLFKLVGAQKVMRFFPPIVTGPMIILIGLNLAGTAVSNASTCWWLALVAIGIIIVANIWGKGMVKIIPILLGVVGSYLVALVATLCGAQLPDANGVMQPLINFSAVKSASFVGLQQFVLAKFDLTAILVMAPIAIAAMMEHIGDISAISSTTGKNFIADPGLHRTLLGDGLATALAGAFGGPANTTYGENTGVLALSKVYDPRVVRLAAVYAIILSFSPKFDALVNSIPTAIVGGVSFILYGMISAVGVRNVVENRVDLTKSRNLIIAAVIFVCGLGFSATGGITFTVGSASITLTGLAIAALAGVILNAVLPGNDYRFGTDPVGDKSADLGSY; translated from the coding sequence ATGAACAAAAAACTCGGACACGACGCCATCTACGACGCCCGTGAGCTGGGCGTCCCCCGGATGCTCCTGCTGGGCCTGCAGCACCTGTTTGCCATGTTCGGCGCTACGGTGCTGGTCCCCATTCTGGTGCAGGGCTACGGTCTGCCCCTGTCCATCCAGACCACGCTGCTGTTTGCCGGTCTCGGCACGCTGCTGTTCCACGTCTGCACCAAGCTGAAGGTCCCTGCCTTCCTGGGCTCGTCCTTTGCGTATCTGGGCGGCTTCCAGGCCATGGCGACCCTCAACGCCGGAAGGTACGCCACCATGTCCGACAGTGACAAGCTGGCCTATGCCATGGGCGGCATCGTGGTGGCGGGCCTGCTGTATCTGGTGCTGGCGCTGCTGTTCAAGCTGGTGGGCGCACAGAAGGTCATGCGGTTCTTCCCCCCCATCGTCACCGGCCCCATGATCATCCTCATCGGTCTGAATCTGGCGGGGACTGCCGTCAGCAATGCTAGCACCTGCTGGTGGCTGGCGCTGGTGGCCATCGGCATCATCATCGTGGCCAACATCTGGGGCAAGGGTATGGTGAAGATCATCCCCATCCTGCTGGGTGTGGTAGGCAGTTATCTGGTGGCGCTGGTGGCTACCCTCTGCGGTGCTCAGCTGCCGGATGCCAACGGCGTCATGCAGCCCCTCATCAACTTCTCCGCTGTGAAGAGTGCCAGCTTCGTCGGCCTACAGCAGTTTGTGCTGGCAAAGTTCGACCTCACCGCCATTCTGGTGATGGCCCCCATCGCCATTGCCGCCATGATGGAGCACATCGGTGATATCTCTGCCATCTCCTCCACCACCGGCAAGAACTTCATCGCCGACCCCGGCCTGCACCGGACCCTGCTGGGCGACGGTCTGGCCACCGCTCTGGCCGGCGCCTTCGGCGGCCCCGCCAACACCACCTACGGTGAGAACACCGGCGTGCTGGCTCTGTCCAAGGTCTACGATCCCCGTGTCGTGCGTCTGGCAGCCGTCTACGCCATCATTCTCTCCTTCTCCCCCAAGTTCGATGCGCTGGTCAACTCCATCCCCACCGCCATCGTGGGCGGCGTCAGCTTCATCCTGTACGGCATGATCTCCGCCGTGGGCGTGCGGAATGTGGTGGAGAACCGGGTGGACCTCACCAAGTCCCGCAACCTCATCATCGCCGCCGTCATCTTCGTCTGCGGACTGGGCTTCAGCGCTACCGGCGGCATCACCTTCACCGTGGGCAGCGCCAGCATCACCCTGACGGGTCTGGCCATCGCCGCCCTGGCGGGTGTGATCCTCAACGCCGTTCTGCCCGGCAACGACTATCGGTTCGGTACCGATCCCGTGGGCGATAAGTCCGCCGACCTGGGCTCCTATTGA
- a CDS encoding MATE family efflux transporter, whose protein sequence is MQGEGLKKLQSGQPISTRELLLLIAQLSWPAILAQISSVVMQYIDTAMVGQLGSNASAAIGVVATTSWLFGDLCIALTIGFNVAVAQALGARQSEKARGIMKLAFLVCMAFSLVMMAIALGITGNLPRWLRADPAIWQDASAYFLVYVLSLPFMQMNNLCGGLLRSAGNMKTPGICMVVMCLLDVVFNAFLIFPSGTLRVLGVTLPGFGLGVLGASMGTALSQVVIAVVLVYILLVRSPELHLRRGEKARFTAAQLKRCLSISAPVMGERTILSTARMVTTAIVAPLGIIATAANSFAITAESLCYMSAFGVQAAASTLVGQSVGAGRKDLTYRLGWLTVALGMGLMVITGTLLYVLAPAMIGMMAVDEAVIELGVRVLRIEAFAEPLFGASIVASGVFQGTGSTLVPMLLNFGTMWGIRVPLSAILAAKWGLVGVWVAMALQLGVCGICFLIRLAGKRWLPKETLQ, encoded by the coding sequence ATGCAGGGTGAAGGATTGAAAAAATTACAGAGCGGACAGCCCATCTCTACACGGGAGCTGCTGCTGCTGATCGCTCAGCTGAGTTGGCCGGCCATTCTGGCCCAGATCTCCTCCGTGGTGATGCAGTATATTGACACGGCCATGGTGGGCCAGCTGGGCTCCAATGCCTCCGCCGCTATCGGTGTGGTGGCGACCACCTCGTGGCTCTTCGGCGATCTGTGCATTGCGCTGACCATCGGCTTTAACGTGGCGGTGGCGCAGGCGCTGGGAGCCAGACAGTCGGAGAAAGCCCGCGGCATCATGAAGCTGGCCTTTCTGGTGTGCATGGCCTTCAGCCTTGTGATGATGGCCATAGCGCTGGGCATCACCGGGAATCTGCCTCGCTGGCTGCGGGCAGACCCCGCCATCTGGCAGGATGCCAGCGCCTACTTTCTGGTATATGTTCTGTCGCTGCCCTTCATGCAGATGAATAACCTCTGCGGCGGACTGCTGCGTTCGGCGGGCAATATGAAAACCCCCGGCATCTGCATGGTGGTGATGTGCCTGCTGGACGTGGTGTTCAACGCCTTCCTCATCTTCCCCAGCGGAACGCTGCGGGTGCTGGGGGTGACGCTGCCGGGCTTCGGTCTGGGGGTTCTGGGTGCCTCCATGGGAACGGCACTGTCGCAGGTGGTCATTGCGGTGGTGCTGGTCTATATCCTGCTGGTGCGGTCGCCGGAGCTGCACCTGCGGCGGGGCGAAAAGGCACGGTTTACGGCGGCACAGCTGAAGCGCTGCCTGTCTATCTCGGCTCCCGTCATGGGCGAGCGCACCATTCTTTCCACCGCCCGGATGGTGACTACCGCCATCGTGGCCCCGCTGGGCATCATCGCCACGGCGGCCAACTCCTTCGCCATAACGGCGGAGAGTCTCTGCTATATGTCCGCCTTTGGCGTGCAGGCGGCGGCCTCCACGCTGGTGGGCCAGAGCGTAGGCGCCGGGCGGAAGGATCTGACCTATCGGCTGGGCTGGCTGACGGTGGCGCTGGGCATGGGCCTGATGGTGATCACGGGGACGCTGCTGTATGTGCTGGCCCCGGCCATGATCGGCATGATGGCGGTGGACGAGGCCGTCATTGAGCTGGGCGTGCGGGTGCTGCGGATCGAGGCATTCGCGGAGCCGCTGTTCGGTGCCTCCATCGTGGCCAGCGGCGTGTTTCAGGGAACCGGCAGCACGTTGGTGCCTATGCTGCTGAATTTCGGCACCATGTGGGGCATCCGTGTGCCGCTATCGGCCATTCTGGCGGCCAAGTGGGGTCTTGTGGGTGTCTGGGTGGCCATGGCCCTGCAGCTGGGTGTGTGCGGCATCTGCTTCCTGATCCGTCTGGCCGGCAAGCGCTGGCTTCCCAAGGAAACGTTGCAATAA